A single Acetivibrio cellulolyticus CD2 DNA region contains:
- a CDS encoding peptidoglycan DD-metalloendopeptidase family protein, giving the protein MSIAVKNEELQRCEAEFKKLSQKLSQIENSLQTIRKSLDSDIRYERNIDRDFNKVCEAVDQNERSLTDIAKFLSDTVKAYEAAEKMIEKDLNEISQKKSGRNIFSDIFDKLSSIRKKAESILKILIGFGIFGSPIGTIITLNEIKKYFDEKGVTVNNKEVKPIEIKKADIPGLKGILSYDPSKYKEEVLLLQKKLNELGYTDDKGRKLVEDGLFGSNTLSAVNKYKEQNGLWNFGEYGGKVGKTTWNHIFTKDNAVSIDGSGTAKNSNTVESATFVWPVPSSERISCPFGSKDSLHPNGHSGVDISAASGEDINAAVGGEVVLAQWLSGYGNVVYINAEINGKMIQIRYAHMSKIDVKKGDKVKAGQDIGDIGSTGNSTGPHLHFEVRECNKDGNCLGKSDSAPIDPMPFLKGKVTSLPESHNINTNGKVSGNTVEYIVKSGDTLSKIAEKYGTTVAELVKQNNISNANLIVVGQVIKIPNSSSLNVDVGSNTSNDINDSAKHNDDWIPSSVMKLNGTTKEEKALKNWFANKGIKWSQEKVDAIWQATEEINKQYGIQIDPRFLLAIIIQEGTGSFNTSSTNRAADGQHGIETNYALDLMKANSLIFGKILGYIDCGDEFRKAVSNNNNLSGIKGSGDIFQYANWLTPIIRMNTKKVETGVYAGHGAWGNSVRSIYNDLTGGEASNYEKYISGIDDSVVHKIAKSQGIKLRQYEFVPKQNSQNSKGKPDGNWTIVGIPKN; this is encoded by the coding sequence ATGTCAATAGCAGTAAAGAATGAAGAATTACAACGTTGCGAAGCTGAGTTCAAAAAGCTTTCACAGAAGCTGAGCCAAATAGAGAATAGCCTCCAAACTATAAGGAAATCACTTGATTCTGACATAAGGTATGAAAGAAATATTGATAGAGATTTTAATAAAGTATGTGAAGCTGTAGATCAGAATGAGAGAAGCTTGACTGATATAGCGAAATTCCTTTCTGATACTGTTAAAGCATATGAGGCTGCGGAAAAAATGATCGAAAAGGATTTGAATGAAATAAGCCAGAAGAAATCAGGTAGAAATATATTTTCAGATATATTTGATAAGCTAAGTTCAATAAGGAAAAAGGCAGAATCTATTCTAAAAATACTAATAGGTTTTGGAATTTTCGGTTCACCTATAGGTACTATTATAACTTTAAATGAGATAAAGAAATACTTCGATGAAAAAGGCGTTACTGTGAATAATAAAGAGGTAAAGCCAATAGAAATAAAGAAAGCAGATATACCGGGACTTAAGGGCATATTGTCTTATGATCCAAGTAAATACAAGGAAGAAGTTTTATTGCTACAAAAGAAACTGAATGAATTGGGTTATACTGACGATAAGGGAAGAAAGCTAGTTGAAGATGGACTGTTCGGAAGTAATACATTATCGGCAGTAAATAAGTACAAAGAACAAAATGGTCTCTGGAATTTTGGCGAATATGGAGGTAAGGTTGGAAAAACTACATGGAATCATATATTCACAAAGGATAATGCAGTCTCTATTGATGGATCAGGCACTGCAAAAAATAGTAATACAGTAGAATCAGCGACATTTGTATGGCCTGTGCCATCATCAGAGCGTATTTCGTGTCCATTTGGTTCTAAAGATAGCCTCCACCCGAATGGACACAGTGGAGTAGATATTTCGGCAGCAAGTGGAGAGGATATAAATGCTGCAGTTGGTGGAGAAGTAGTATTAGCTCAATGGTTAAGCGGATACGGAAATGTTGTATATATTAATGCTGAAATAAATGGAAAGATGATTCAGATAAGATATGCACATATGAGTAAAATAGATGTTAAAAAAGGGGATAAAGTTAAAGCAGGCCAGGATATAGGTGATATTGGAAGTACAGGAAATTCAACAGGGCCTCATCTTCACTTTGAGGTTAGAGAATGTAACAAAGATGGAAATTGCCTTGGAAAATCAGATTCTGCACCTATTGATCCAATGCCATTTTTGAAAGGAAAAGTTACAAGCCTTCCTGAATCTCATAATATAAATACTAATGGAAAAGTATCTGGTAATACTGTAGAATATATAGTAAAAAGTGGAGATACCCTTAGCAAAATCGCAGAGAAATATGGTACGACTGTTGCTGAATTAGTGAAACAAAATAATATTTCCAATGCTAACTTAATAGTTGTGGGTCAGGTTATCAAAATACCAAATTCAAGTTCTTTGAATGTTGATGTAGGAAGTAATACATCAAATGACATTAATGATAGTGCTAAACATAACGATGATTGGATTCCTTCTTCTGTGATGAAGTTAAATGGTACGACTAAGGAGGAAAAAGCTCTAAAAAACTGGTTTGCAAATAAGGGGATTAAATGGTCACAAGAAAAGGTAGATGCAATCTGGCAAGCTACAGAAGAAATTAATAAGCAGTATGGTATTCAAATAGATCCACGGTTTCTCTTAGCTATCATAATTCAAGAAGGTACAGGAAGTTTTAATACAAGTAGTACTAACCGTGCTGCAGATGGACAACATGGCATTGAAACTAATTACGCTTTGGATTTGATGAAAGCAAATAGCTTGATTTTTGGTAAAATATTAGGCTATATTGATTGTGGTGATGAATTTAGAAAAGCAGTGTCAAATAATAATAACTTGAGTGGGATAAAGGGAAGTGGGGATATATTCCAGTATGCTAATTGGTTAACACCGATTATAAGAATGAATACCAAAAAAGTAGAGACTGGAGTATATGCAGGCCATGGTGCATGGGGCAATAGCGTAAGAAGTATTTACAATGATCTTACTGGTGGTGAGGCAAGCAATTATGAAAAGTATATTTCAGGTATAGATGATAGTGTTGTGCATAAAATTGCAAAGTCACAAGGAATCAAATTAAGGCAATATGAATTTGTTCCCAAACAGAATTCTCAAAATAGTAAAGGTAAACCTGATGGTAATTGGACTATAGTTGGAATACCCAAAAACTAG
- a CDS encoding SH3 domain-containing protein, whose translation MKIRKIVVSLILACSVIISLSMFVENRQLKRKNTILMENNQIANLSSVEGVEIKTVKGEEPEVENAEVCDGVLKDGFRIDLYENYDGFPSVPAYGPLCKLNAFGINQTKAAKIIGKKDEFFTRISIEGVVPTWVIEGENNSNIGYIENEIMYVLSECDVFITPEEDSKSVFKAYKGNSVTVTAEYKDWYFITMNYYMDSNSFSYGWIKKSDLGYYKEFDSNIELEVNVKKGSPIKIDGNDGVEIVKDSLTWGRIMEELENEYVLSLPGASVATVEKKYIEPFSDK comes from the coding sequence ATGAAAATAAGAAAAATTGTTGTTTCGTTGATTTTAGCTTGTTCCGTAATTATTAGTTTATCAATGTTTGTCGAAAACAGACAATTAAAAAGAAAGAATACAATATTAATGGAAAATAACCAAATAGCTAATTTAAGCAGTGTTGAGGGTGTAGAAATTAAGACTGTAAAAGGTGAAGAACCAGAAGTTGAAAATGCAGAAGTTTGCGATGGTGTATTAAAAGATGGGTTTAGAATAGATTTATATGAAAACTATGATGGCTTTCCTAGCGTTCCTGCATATGGTCCTTTGTGTAAGCTAAATGCATTCGGTATCAATCAAACTAAAGCTGCAAAAATAATTGGTAAAAAAGATGAGTTTTTTACTCGTATATCTATTGAGGGTGTTGTACCAACATGGGTAATTGAAGGCGAAAATAATAGTAATATAGGCTATATTGAAAATGAAATTATGTATGTATTGAGCGAATGTGATGTTTTTATAACGCCTGAAGAAGATTCAAAAAGTGTATTCAAAGCTTATAAAGGAAATTCAGTTACAGTTACAGCGGAGTATAAGGATTGGTATTTTATTACTATGAATTATTATATGGACTCAAACTCATTTAGCTATGGATGGATTAAAAAGTCAGATTTAGGTTATTATAAGGAGTTCGATAGTAATATCGAGCTTGAGGTCAATGTAAAAAAAGGGAGCCCTATTAAGATCGATGGAAATGATGGTGTAGAGATAGTAAAAGATTCATTAACATGGGGGAGAATTATGGAAGAATTAGAAAATGAATATGTCTTGTCGTTGCCTGGAGCTTCTGTTGCTACAGTAGAAAAAAAGTACATTGAACCCTTTAGCGATAAATAG
- a CDS encoding DUF6287 domain-containing protein gives MKRFFVFALTLVLMLSLTACGNNDNASSNNSSVSINAATPSDESSVSSQSSSVYSSTSTSVSTNASSSTQDIQATGMNLTQIQAGNYTSLLGTWTGVAYAVNPHNGTGEQWKAGSLSTLSVSSDKIVHGNGDLVIQGNTLKDSAGSHTLTFENNGDSLDASLTDQNVAINWAVYFYPMGAKNILEPNNGVKIDNTKNLIVIWSSSNGFTEVFAQTNAK, from the coding sequence ATGAAGAGGTTTTTCGTTTTTGCACTGACCTTGGTACTTATGCTATCCCTTACCGCATGTGGTAACAATGACAACGCGTCATCTAATAACTCAAGTGTTTCAATCAATGCAGCTACACCGTCAGATGAATCCTCAGTGTCTTCCCAAAGTTCATCTGTTTACTCTTCAACATCGACAAGCGTTTCGACAAATGCTTCCAGTTCAACTCAGGATATACAAGCTACAGGAATGAACCTTACACAAATTCAAGCTGGGAATTATACGAGTTTGCTAGGCACTTGGACAGGAGTGGCTTATGCAGTAAACCCACATAACGGCACTGGGGAGCAGTGGAAAGCGGGTTCACTTTCTACCCTCTCTGTCTCAAGTGACAAAATCGTACATGGCAATGGGGACTTGGTCATTCAGGGAAATACACTTAAGGATAGTGCGGGTTCACATACTCTTACGTTCGAAAATAATGGAGATTCACTCGATGCTTCCCTCACAGATCAAAATGTCGCCATCAACTGGGCTGTTTATTTTTACCCAATGGGTGCAAAAAATATTTTAGAACCAAATAATGGAGTGAAGATTGACAACACTAAAAACCTTATTGTCATTTGGTCAAGCAGTAATGGATTTACAGAAGTTTTTGCACAAACCAATGCCAAGTAA
- a CDS encoding LysM peptidoglycan-binding domain-containing protein, giving the protein MSIAVKNEALQRCEAEFKKLSQKLSQIENSLQNIRKSLDSDIKNERNIDRDFKKVCEAVDENERSLTDIAKFLSDTAKAYEDAEKNIEKELNKISQKKSGSNIFLNVLDKLSSIRKKLESILKILIGFGIFGSPIGTIITLNEIKKYFDEKGVTVNNKEVKPIEVKKADIPELKGILSYDPSKYKEEVLLLQKRLNELKITDDLGRALEEDGKFGENTLAAVNKYKKQHGLWNFGEYEGKVGQTTWEHLFKNMKVPYKGNGINSKNEAILKPEKPNSQDKNAENTLLKYIDQYTNFTIDGVTVKIPYYITPKGTELYGGKATPEKIREFLRKNASNPSQYQAVIDANKRYTGIDCSGFVAYILNEATGGKVLEEWGTTYGNGISAADLTSTKKGDQISKAKDIVPGCTMRTANGGHIILIYEVVKTNGVVTEIKYAHSNGSKGPHLGSITIGDENQDLNGSKQTWHDIAYTNSEAKSYYDYTVLLDCVKGNFDLGTNSINTQQSNPITNTNVNATQQTTNTVCKEYVVKSGDTLSKIAKQYDTTVAELAEFNNIQNVNIISVGQIIKIPKYDISTKPKDNPSVTVPDASSGTGGGTGSILSQVENFCREPISSTWGISDSAIEQWYLSKSNCASKNAKYNLNADNIREVTNAVKAAGVSPVLFYIYSVNEGSGGNIAGGFINHWTPKNVDTSDLPISSAIQDANYLVQQSNKTNSRPATGGGEPADMPTAAASDLLKSIPAGSIGLAYIPATSACTAEINDLNGITGGWTGLYGHPLQNLMDVIKSLGGNL; this is encoded by the coding sequence ATGTCAATAGCAGTAAAGAATGAAGCTTTGCAACGTTGCGAAGCTGAATTTAAAAAGCTTTCACAGAAGTTGAGCCAAATAGAGAATAGCCTCCAAAATATAAGGAAATCACTTGATTCTGACATAAAAAATGAAAGAAATATTGACAGAGATTTTAAGAAGGTATGTGAAGCTGTAGATGAGAATGAGAGAAGCTTGACTGATATAGCAAAATTCCTTTCAGATACTGCTAAAGCATATGAGGATGCAGAGAAAAATATCGAAAAAGAATTGAATAAAATAAGCCAGAAGAAATCGGGCAGTAATATATTTTTAAATGTATTAGATAAGCTAAGTTCAATAAGAAAAAAGTTAGAATCTATTCTAAAAATACTAATTGGGTTTGGAATTTTCGGTTCACCTATAGGTACTATTATAACTTTAAATGAGATAAAGAAATACTTCGATGAAAAAGGCGTTACTGTGAATAATAAAGAGGTAAAGCCAATAGAAGTAAAGAAAGCAGATATACCGGAACTAAAGGGCATATTGTCTTATGATCCAAGTAAATACAAGGAAGAGGTTTTATTGCTGCAAAAAAGATTAAACGAGCTCAAAATTACAGATGATTTAGGCAGGGCTTTAGAGGAAGACGGAAAGTTTGGCGAGAATACATTGGCAGCGGTAAATAAATATAAAAAACAACATGGTCTCTGGAACTTTGGCGAATATGAAGGTAAAGTCGGTCAAACTACATGGGAGCATTTGTTTAAAAACATGAAGGTCCCATATAAAGGTAATGGAATTAATTCTAAGAATGAAGCTATTTTAAAACCTGAAAAACCTAATAGCCAGGATAAGAATGCAGAAAATACTCTTTTGAAATATATTGATCAGTATACAAATTTTACTATTGATGGTGTTACTGTTAAGATACCATATTATATTACACCTAAAGGAACTGAATTATATGGAGGAAAAGCTACACCTGAAAAGATACGGGAATTTTTACGTAAGAATGCATCAAATCCTTCGCAATATCAGGCAGTTATTGATGCTAACAAGAGGTATACCGGCATAGATTGTTCCGGTTTTGTAGCATATATTTTAAATGAAGCAACAGGCGGAAAGGTTTTAGAAGAATGGGGTACTACTTATGGTAATGGTATATCAGCTGCTGATTTAACGAGTACTAAAAAGGGTGACCAAATAAGTAAAGCAAAAGATATTGTGCCGGGATGTACAATGCGTACTGCTAATGGAGGGCATATAATTCTCATTTATGAAGTTGTTAAGACTAATGGGGTAGTAACGGAAATTAAATATGCACACTCAAATGGAAGTAAAGGCCCGCATTTAGGTTCGATTACAATTGGTGATGAGAATCAGGATTTAAATGGATCTAAACAAACATGGCACGATATAGCATATACAAATTCTGAAGCCAAAAGCTATTACGATTATACCGTATTATTAGATTGTGTAAAAGGTAATTTCGATTTGGGCACAAATAGTATAAATACACAACAAAGTAACCCTATAACGAATACCAATGTAAATGCTACACAACAGACTACAAATACAGTTTGCAAAGAATATGTAGTAAAGTCTGGGGATACGCTAAGCAAAATTGCTAAACAATATGATACGACTGTAGCAGAACTGGCAGAATTTAATAATATTCAGAATGTAAACATTATATCCGTTGGTCAGATAATTAAAATACCGAAATATGATATATCAACTAAACCTAAGGATAATCCTTCTGTTACTGTACCAGATGCTTCTTCGGGAACGGGTGGAGGTACGGGTTCTATCCTTTCACAAGTGGAAAACTTTTGTAGAGAGCCTATTAGTTCGACCTGGGGCATATCTGATAGTGCTATTGAACAATGGTATCTAAGTAAAAGTAATTGTGCGAGCAAGAATGCAAAATATAATCTTAATGCTGACAATATAAGAGAGGTCACAAATGCAGTTAAAGCTGCTGGTGTTTCACCTGTTTTATTTTACATCTATTCAGTTAACGAGGGTTCAGGTGGAAACATAGCTGGAGGGTTTATTAATCACTGGACACCTAAAAACGTAGATACTTCGGACCTGCCGATCTCATCTGCGATTCAGGATGCTAATTATTTGGTGCAGCAATCTAACAAAACAAACTCAAGACCTGCAACCGGCGGTGGTGAACCTGCCGATATGCCGACCGCAGCTGCATCCGACTTATTGAAATCTATCCCAGCCGGAAGTATAGGACTTGCTTACATTCCGGCGACATCTGCGTGTACTGCGGAAATAAATGATCTCAATGGCATAACGGGGGGCTGGACAGGATTATACGGTCACCCATTGCAAAACCTTATGGACGTGATTAAATCGCTAGGAGGCAACCTCTGA
- a CDS encoding P-loop NTPase family protein: MRNIFLIMLIITGVAGGIIYYFKANKSKYLDYDIDEDKYQLDTILEYIKNTFNDILKTNLYSMNITREEFEKRVQNKNELRKALKTCIYGDINAKNYVKNYIRDILLKTYKIDESNIDKIMNFNSAKELSIQDKFEILLYVYKKKHDLKALEMLLEENTLDNAKGLEEGNDGDGIRYAITSEEIEQAYIQKVKRLTSFDDKLNVIVQRLYQRYKGYGVIDEIRDMKIDGVSGGVSGIPSSFFQQFDYNGGVLSSLPMSYDSVWIFFKGKTIHLEFLSFGSEQELIRVCKNIYRYNNPGQLSETNGYKVNEMKDGSRVVVARPPFCESWVFFVRKFDSAENKEPEDLITDKNSKLAIDCMKWLVKGCRVTAVTGFQGTGKTTLLMSIVKFINYTFTLRIQEMAFELHLRKLYPKRNIVSFRETSTVSGQEGLDLQKKTDGTVNIMGEVATAPVASWMIQMAQVASLFTIFTHHAKTSSDLVLALRNNLLQTRVFSNEKVAERQVAEVVNFDIHLYKDISGHRYIQRITEIIPVIDESDYPETYKEGKTQEETMRAFADTVKEYFTRVTDRKTFETRDIIVWDNGEYKVANPISKKSFDEICSHLNEEEKDEFNLFLKEGWGVAYE, encoded by the coding sequence ATGCGGAATATATTTCTTATTATGCTTATAATTACCGGGGTTGCCGGAGGTATAATTTATTATTTTAAAGCCAATAAGTCAAAATATCTTGATTATGATATAGACGAAGACAAATATCAGCTTGATACTATATTAGAGTATATAAAGAATACATTTAACGATATTCTTAAGACAAACCTGTACTCTATGAATATTACCAGGGAAGAATTTGAGAAAAGAGTGCAAAATAAGAATGAGTTGAGAAAAGCGTTAAAGACTTGTATATATGGTGATATAAATGCAAAGAATTATGTAAAAAATTACATAAGAGACATATTGCTAAAGACTTATAAAATAGATGAATCAAATATAGATAAAATTATGAATTTCAACAGTGCAAAAGAATTAAGCATTCAGGACAAGTTTGAGATTTTGTTGTATGTATATAAAAAGAAACATGACCTAAAAGCGTTGGAAATGCTTTTAGAGGAAAATACTCTAGATAATGCAAAAGGGCTTGAAGAGGGAAATGACGGCGATGGAATAAGATATGCTATAACTTCAGAGGAAATTGAGCAGGCATACATACAAAAGGTTAAGAGGCTGACAAGCTTTGATGATAAGCTCAATGTTATTGTTCAAAGATTATACCAACGCTATAAAGGATATGGGGTTATAGATGAAATAAGAGATATGAAAATTGATGGGGTTAGCGGAGGCGTATCAGGTATTCCAAGTTCTTTCTTCCAACAATTTGATTATAATGGCGGTGTTCTTTCCAGTTTACCGATGTCTTATGACAGTGTATGGATATTCTTTAAAGGTAAGACAATTCATCTTGAATTTTTAAGTTTTGGTTCAGAGCAGGAGCTTATAAGGGTGTGTAAAAACATCTACAGGTATAACAATCCAGGGCAGCTCTCCGAGACTAATGGTTACAAGGTTAATGAAATGAAGGATGGAAGCCGTGTTGTTGTTGCAAGACCTCCTTTTTGTGAATCGTGGGTATTTTTTGTAAGAAAATTTGACAGTGCCGAGAATAAAGAACCAGAAGACCTGATAACTGACAAAAACAGCAAGCTTGCTATTGATTGTATGAAGTGGCTTGTAAAGGGATGCAGAGTTACAGCTGTTACAGGATTCCAGGGTACAGGAAAAACAACTCTTCTCATGTCCATAGTCAAATTTATAAACTATACCTTTACACTAAGGATACAGGAGATGGCTTTTGAGCTGCATCTTCGAAAGTTGTATCCGAAAAGAAATATAGTATCATTTAGGGAAACTTCTACAGTATCAGGTCAGGAAGGTCTTGACCTCCAGAAAAAGACCGATGGTACGGTAAACATAATGGGTGAGGTTGCCACAGCTCCGGTAGCAAGTTGGATGATTCAGATGGCACAGGTTGCATCACTCTTTACTATTTTTACGCACCACGCCAAAACTTCAAGCGACCTAGTGCTGGCTTTGAGAAATAATCTTTTGCAAACAAGGGTTTTCAGCAATGAGAAGGTAGCTGAAAGACAGGTTGCAGAAGTTGTTAACTTTGATATACACCTTTATAAAGACATCTCCGGACACAGGTATATTCAAAGAATAACCGAGATAATTCCTGTTATAGATGAATCTGATTACCCTGAGACCTATAAGGAAGGGAAGACACAGGAAGAAACCATGCGTGCGTTTGCTGATACTGTAAAGGAGTATTTTACAAGGGTTACAGACCGTAAAACATTTGAAACTCGTGATATTATTGTGTGGGATAATGGTGAATACAAAGTTGCAAATCCTATCAGCAAAAAAAGCTTTGATGAGATATGCAGCCACTTAAATGAGGAGGAGAAGGACGAGTTTAACTTGTTCTTGAAAGAGGGCTGGGGTGTTGCTTATGAATAG
- a CDS encoding P-loop NTPase family protein, with protein sequence MQVAFWSNYHQTGTTCNLVAVSAMIIMEYRLKVLMTHNHFDRSALETSFIDRDYVKNELSSLNDVGIDALSSFIKYNKVDKDNISRYTTTIIKNKLELLVGTSITNKDLYVKDINEVIDIILAHAKSYYDLIFVDVAPGQADTTKKIFEHSDLIVVNLNQNYNIIEDFFEEYSEYKDQCIFLLGKYDRNSRFNAKALQRKFGIKSGIGVIPYNIEFSDACCEAKALDFIMRNLKAGKDDINYYFIQEVRNTVELILKKLNVDISLKKIGD encoded by the coding sequence ATGCAGGTAGCATTTTGGAGCAATTATCACCAGACGGGCACAACATGCAATCTTGTTGCGGTGTCTGCAATGATAATAATGGAATATAGATTAAAGGTGTTAATGACTCACAACCATTTCGACAGGAGTGCCTTGGAGACATCGTTTATTGACAGAGATTATGTAAAAAATGAATTATCAAGCCTTAATGATGTGGGGATTGATGCGTTAAGCAGTTTTATTAAGTATAATAAGGTTGACAAAGATAACATATCAAGATATACGACAACCATTATAAAGAATAAGCTGGAATTGTTGGTGGGTACGTCGATAACAAACAAGGATTTGTATGTAAAGGATATAAATGAAGTTATTGATATAATTCTGGCACACGCAAAATCTTACTATGATCTGATTTTTGTAGATGTTGCCCCAGGACAAGCTGATACTACCAAAAAAATATTTGAACATTCTGATCTGATTGTTGTCAACCTCAATCAAAACTACAATATTATTGAAGATTTTTTTGAGGAATATAGCGAGTATAAAGATCAATGCATATTCTTGTTAGGCAAGTATGACAGGAACTCGAGATTCAATGCAAAAGCCCTGCAAAGAAAATTCGGCATAAAATCAGGTATTGGGGTAATACCCTACAACATAGAATTCTCAGATGCTTGCTGTGAAGCGAAAGCATTAGATTTTATAATGAGAAATCTTAAGGCAGGCAAAGATGACATTAATTATTACTTTATTCAGGAAGTTCGTAATACAGTGGAGCTTATATTAAAGAAGCTTAATGTTGATATTTCTCTAAAGAAAATAGGTGATTAA
- a CDS encoding SAF domain-containing protein codes for MAVKIVGTRRNNVGMIIITGTVFVLFVVSGVLGIFQYFKMKGNYQKQVDEYSIKVKSYEKQIEQSLRTVYVPIEDLKYNTKLEESMFDTIEILSSLPKDQYMDKEDFGKLLKTDLKAQTPLMKYMLQADKVDDDLRDAEFNTLTLQTNIAKNDFVDVRIRFPNGEDYIVLSKKKVNDIKLNTGTIWININQRELITVSSATVDAYLRKGTKLYVVKYVQPQTQKGAKTTYPFNADVQKVMMADPNILEKASIALTTQARADLEARINIIPKENLNSVGSGVDKENSEFKKNIQDLEKVQNSKTNENTQTDKSQQKQNGQTGNQSSGQVAAPNTKVDNGDDQGSSLDAVLN; via the coding sequence ATGGCAGTTAAAATTGTCGGAACAAGAAGAAACAATGTAGGTATGATAATTATTACAGGTACAGTTTTTGTGCTTTTTGTAGTATCTGGGGTGCTGGGAATATTTCAATATTTCAAAATGAAGGGTAATTACCAGAAGCAAGTAGATGAATATAGTATCAAGGTTAAATCATACGAAAAACAGATTGAGCAAAGCTTGAGAACGGTTTATGTACCTATAGAGGATTTGAAGTATAATACAAAATTAGAAGAGTCAATGTTTGATACAATTGAAATATTATCTTCATTACCAAAGGATCAGTATATGGACAAAGAAGATTTCGGAAAGTTACTAAAAACTGATCTAAAAGCTCAAACTCCTTTGATGAAATACATGCTGCAAGCAGATAAAGTTGATGACGATTTAAGAGATGCCGAATTTAATACACTTACACTTCAAACAAACATAGCAAAGAACGATTTTGTAGATGTAAGAATACGATTTCCAAATGGTGAAGATTACATAGTATTATCAAAGAAGAAGGTTAATGATATTAAGTTAAATACCGGTACGATCTGGATTAACATTAATCAAAGGGAGTTAATTACTGTAAGTAGTGCCACTGTTGATGCTTATTTGAGAAAAGGTACAAAATTGTATGTTGTTAAATATGTACAGCCACAGACACAAAAAGGAGCCAAAACTACATATCCATTTAATGCTGATGTGCAAAAGGTTATGATGGCAGATCCTAATATACTGGAAAAGGCTTCAATTGCTTTAACTACTCAGGCAAGGGCTGACTTGGAAGCACGTATCAACATAATACCTAAGGAAAACTTAAATAGTGTTGGTTCCGGCGTTGATAAGGAGAATTCAGAGTTTAAAAAGAATATTCAAGATTTGGAGAAAGTGCAGAACAGTAAAACTAATGAAAATACTCAAACGGACAAAAGTCAGCAAAAGCAGAACGGACAAACTGGTAATCAGAGCAGCGGTCAAGTTGCTGCGCCTAATACAAAAGTAGACAATGGTGATGACCAGGGAAGTTCACTGGACGCGGTTTTGAATTAA